The following coding sequences lie in one Arabidopsis thaliana chromosome 3, partial sequence genomic window:
- a CDS encoding cysteine-rich TM module stress tolerance protein (unknown protein; Has 3 Blast hits to 3 proteins in 1 species: Archae - 0; Bacteria - 0; Metazoa - 0; Fungi - 0; Plants - 3; Viruses - 0; Other Eukaryotes - 0 (source: NCBI BLink).), with protein MSQQPPAVGVPPSHAYPAEGPPKDAYPPPGQPYPQQGYPPPQGYPQQGYPPQGYPPQGYPEQGYPQQGYPPQQQQQQKHSPGMLEGCIAALCCYCVLDACF; from the exons ATGAGTCAACAACCTCCTGCTGTTGGTGTTCCTCCTTCTCATG CTTATCCGGCGGAAGGACCACCCAAGGACGCTTATCCACCTCCGGGACAACCCTATCCTCAGCAAGGATATCCTCCTCCGCAGGGATATCCTCAACAAGGTTATCCTCCTCAAGGTTATCCTCCGCAGGGGTACCCTGAACAAGGATATCCTCAACAAGGTTACCCACCTcagcaacaacagcaacagAAACACAGTCCTGGTATGCTTGAAGGATG TATTGCTGCTCTGTGCTGTTACTGTGTCTTGGACGCTTGCTTCTGA
- a CDS encoding N-acetylglucosaminyl transferase component family protein / Gpi1 family protein, which translates to MILQSIELWNSIQVLDCIIYTGMGILYLNAMSTYVIVYDTPVFGSHHFSLSFSNSSPQTKAPLKKPKWVDDLHNRKPLNEMETVILSLNCAAAAKIAYKKISTQLETSSQNFSISYLISSLTWRLLATILGSLSSLYYSLAQFFYLLSSFLIFSWVHIASRRVLKNTWINFRIRSCQILYWPIFLEEIDMMSISCVKHAEEAALQRHSTWSAMAVDLVLGNLIGLGLLFNTESVCSFVFDFAKEFTNGILRSGSVWLMGVPAGFKLNTELAGVLGMVSLNVIQIWSTLWVFMASFIFCLIRVIAILGITFGATVSAAFVIDVITFATLHIMALHWAITLVYSHQIQALAALWRLFRGRKLNPLRQRMDSYGYTVKQHVVGSLLFTPLLLLLPTTSVFYIFFTITSTTINSICMLIEFAISVIHATPYAEVMIWLVRRKRFPCGVWFEMEHCGEHILKSNDAFEDSKSLLEEHGTPEKNSLMVSNLRSNFLTLGKLVDCSKSNDKLI; encoded by the exons GAATGGGGATATTGTATCTCAATGCGATGTCCACGTAT GTCATAGTCTATGACACTCCAGTGTTTGGTTCTCACCATTTCTCGTTAAGCTTTTCGAATTCTTCTCCTCAGACAAAAGCTCCTCTTAAGAAACCCAAGTGGGTTGATGATCTTCACAATAGGAAACCTCTGAATGAAATG GAAACTGTTATTCTTTCCTTAAATTGCGCCGCAGCTGCCAAGATTGCCTATAAGAAGATATCCACGCAGCTGGAGACTTCTTCCCAGAACTTTTCCATTAGTTACTT GATATCTTCTTTAACATGGCGGTTACTCGCCACAATTTTAGGCTCTTTATCAAGTCTGTATTATAGCCTTGCCCAATTCTTCTATTTACTTTcaagttttctgattttttcatGGGTGCACATCGCATCGAGGAGGGTACTCAAGAATACATGGATCAACTTCAGGATACGTAGTTGTCAGATCTTATATTGGCCAATCTTCCTTGAAGAGATTGACATGAT GTCCATATCCTGTGTGAAACATGCAGAGGAAGCTGCACTGCAAAGACATTCTACATGGTCGGCCATGGCtgttgatcttgttttggGGAACTTGATTGGTCTAGGTCTACTGTTTAACACCGAATCTGTCTGCTCATTTGTATTCGACTTTGCAAAGGAGTTTACGAATGGTATTTTGCGGTCTGGTAGTGTGTGGTTGATGGGAGTTCCAGCGGGTTTTAAGTTAAATACAGAATTGGCTGGAGTTTTGGGCATGGTATCTCTTAATGTAATACAGATATGGTCTACTCTCTGGGTCTTCATGgcttctttcatcttttgtttgatAAGAGTAATTGCCATCCTTGGAATTACTTTTGGTGCCACAGTATCTGCCGCATTTGTCATAGATGTCATTACTTTTGCAACACTTCATATAATGGCTCTTCACTGGGCAATCACACTTGTGTATTCTCACCAAATCCAAGCCTTAGCAGCTTTGTGGAGGCTTTTCAG AGGGCGAAAATTGAATCCTCTACGTCAAAGAATGGACAGCTATGGTTACACTGTGAAGCAACATGTAGTGGGATCTCTTCTGTTCACTCCTCTTCTGCTTCTCTTGCCAACAACATCAGTTTTCTACATCTTTTTCACCATTACGAGCACTACAATAAACTCCATATGTATGTTGATTGAATTTGCCATCTCCGTCATCCATGCAACACCATATGCAGAGGTTATGATTTGGCTTGTTAGGCGTAAAAGATTCCCCTGTGGTGTTTGGTTTGAAATGGAACACTGTGGAGAGCATATCCTTAAATCCAATGATGCCTTCGAAGACTCCAAAAGTCTACTAGAAGAACACGGTACTCCTGAGAAGAATTCTCTAATGGTTTCCAATCTTCGCAGCAATTTTCTAACCTTAGGTAAACTTGTAGATTGTTCCAAGTCTAATGACAAGTTAATCTAG
- a CDS encoding N-acetylglucosaminyl transferase component family protein / Gpi1 family protein (N-acetylglucosaminyl transferase component family protein / Gpi1 family protein; FUNCTIONS IN: transferase activity, phosphatidylinositol N-acetylglucosaminyltransferase activity; INVOLVED IN: GPI anchor biosynthetic process; LOCATED IN: endomembrane system, integral to membrane; EXPRESSED IN: 23 plant structures; EXPRESSED DURING: 13 growth stages; CONTAINS InterPro DOMAIN/s: N-acetylglucosaminyl transferase component (InterPro:IPR007720); Has 334 Blast hits to 333 proteins in 180 species: Archae - 0; Bacteria - 0; Metazoa - 114; Fungi - 132; Plants - 32; Viruses - 0; Other Eukaryotes - 56 (source: NCBI BLink).) has product MILQSIELWNSIQVLDCIIYTGMGILYLNAMSTYVIVYDTPVFGSHHFSLSFSNSSPQTKAPLKKPKWVDDLHNRKPLNEMETVILSLNCAAAAKIAYKKISTQLETSSQNFSISYLISSLTWRLLATILGSLSSLYYSLAQFFYLLSSFLIFSWVHIASRRVLKNTWINFRIRSCQILYWPIFLEEIDMMSISCVKHAEEAALQRHSTWSAMAVDLVLGNLIGLGLLFNTESVCSFVFDFAKEFTNGILRSGSVWLMGVPAGFKLNTELAGVLGMVSLNVIQIWSTLWVFMASFIFCLIRVIAILGITFGATVSAAFVIDVITFATLHIMALHWAITLVYSHQIQALAALWRLFRGRKLNPLRQRMDSYGYTVKQHVVGSLLFTPLLLLLPTTSVFYIFFTITSTTINSICMLIEFAISVIHATPYAEVMIWLVRRKRFPCGVWFEMEHCGEHILKSNDAFEDSKSLLEEHGTPEKNSLMVSNLRSNFLTLGQILLPHYKTIFSGISASSLTTSARGVLSGKRMPSKLGLDLPPPRPWLHMPLRQYWMLCHNSISSCGK; this is encoded by the exons GAATGGGGATATTGTATCTCAATGCGATGTCCACGTAT GTCATAGTCTATGACACTCCAGTGTTTGGTTCTCACCATTTCTCGTTAAGCTTTTCGAATTCTTCTCCTCAGACAAAAGCTCCTCTTAAGAAACCCAAGTGGGTTGATGATCTTCACAATAGGAAACCTCTGAATGAAATG GAAACTGTTATTCTTTCCTTAAATTGCGCCGCAGCTGCCAAGATTGCCTATAAGAAGATATCCACGCAGCTGGAGACTTCTTCCCAGAACTTTTCCATTAGTTACTT GATATCTTCTTTAACATGGCGGTTACTCGCCACAATTTTAGGCTCTTTATCAAGTCTGTATTATAGCCTTGCCCAATTCTTCTATTTACTTTcaagttttctgattttttcatGGGTGCACATCGCATCGAGGAGGGTACTCAAGAATACATGGATCAACTTCAGGATACGTAGTTGTCAGATCTTATATTGGCCAATCTTCCTTGAAGAGATTGACATGAT GTCCATATCCTGTGTGAAACATGCAGAGGAAGCTGCACTGCAAAGACATTCTACATGGTCGGCCATGGCtgttgatcttgttttggGGAACTTGATTGGTCTAGGTCTACTGTTTAACACCGAATCTGTCTGCTCATTTGTATTCGACTTTGCAAAGGAGTTTACGAATGGTATTTTGCGGTCTGGTAGTGTGTGGTTGATGGGAGTTCCAGCGGGTTTTAAGTTAAATACAGAATTGGCTGGAGTTTTGGGCATGGTATCTCTTAATGTAATACAGATATGGTCTACTCTCTGGGTCTTCATGgcttctttcatcttttgtttgatAAGAGTAATTGCCATCCTTGGAATTACTTTTGGTGCCACAGTATCTGCCGCATTTGTCATAGATGTCATTACTTTTGCAACACTTCATATAATGGCTCTTCACTGGGCAATCACACTTGTGTATTCTCACCAAATCCAAGCCTTAGCAGCTTTGTGGAGGCTTTTCAG AGGGCGAAAATTGAATCCTCTACGTCAAAGAATGGACAGCTATGGTTACACTGTGAAGCAACATGTAGTGGGATCTCTTCTGTTCACTCCTCTTCTGCTTCTCTTGCCAACAACATCAGTTTTCTACATCTTTTTCACCATTACGAGCACTACAATAAACTCCATATGTATGTTGATTGAATTTGCCATCTCCGTCATCCATGCAACACCATATGCAGAGGTTATGATTTGGCTTGTTAGGCGTAAAAGATTCCCCTGTGGTGTTTGGTTTGAAATGGAACACTGTGGAGAGCATATCCTTAAATCCAATGATGCCTTCGAAGACTCCAAAAGTCTACTAGAAGAACACGGTACTCCTGAGAAGAATTCTCTAATGGTTTCCAATCTTCGCAGCAATTTTCTAACCTTAG GACAGATTCTTTTGCCTCactataaaacaattttttcagGAATATCAGCTTCTTCTCTGACAACATCAGCTCGCGGAGTCCTCAGTGGGAAGAG AATGCCATCAAAACTGGGGCTTGATCTTCCTCCTCCGAGGCCATGGCTCCACATGCCATTGAGACAGTACTGGATGCTATGCCATAATTCCATCAGCTCATGTGGCAAATGA
- the NAP57 gene encoding homologue of NAP57 (homologue of NAP57 (NAP57); FUNCTIONS IN: pseudouridine synthase activity; INVOLVED IN: pseudouridine synthesis, RNA modification, RNA processing; LOCATED IN: cytosol, nucleolus; EXPRESSED IN: 24 plant structures; EXPRESSED DURING: 13 growth stages; CONTAINS InterPro DOMAIN/s: Pseudouridine synthase, catalytic domain (InterPro:IPR020103), Pseudouridine synthase/archaeosine transglycosylase-like (InterPro:IPR015947), Pseudouridine synthase/archaeosine transglycosylase (InterPro:IPR002478), H/ACA ribonucleoprotein complex, subunit Cbf5 (InterPro:IPR004802), Pseudouridine synthase II, TruB, N-terminal (InterPro:IPR002501), Dyskerin-like (InterPro:IPR012960), Uncharacterised domain 2 (InterPro:IPR004521); BEST Arabidopsis thaliana protein match is: Pseudouridine synthase family protein (TAIR:AT5G14460.1); Has 114172 Blast hits to 55339 proteins in 3754 species: Archae - 551; Bacteria - 17094; Metazoa - 41477; Fungi - 11530; Plants - 5704; Viruses - 752; Other Eukaryotes - 37064 (source: NCBI BLink).), translated as MAEVDISHSKKKKQDKTENDAADTGDYMIKPQSFTPAIDTSQWPILLKNYDRLNVRTGHYTPISAGHSPLKRPLQEYIRYGVINLDKPANPSSHEVVAWIKRILRVEKTGHSGTLDPKVTGNLIVCIDRATRLVKSQQGAGKEYVCVARLHSAVPDVAKVARALESLTGAVFQRPPLISAVKRQLRIRTIYESKLLEYDADRHLVVFWVSCEAGTYIRTMCVHLGLLLGVGGHMQELRRVRSGILGENNNMVTMHDVMDAQFVYDNSRDESYLRRVIMPLEMILTSYKRLVVKDSAVNAICYGAKLMIPGLLRFENDIDVGTEVVLMTTKGEAIAVGIAEMTTSVMATCDHGVVAKIKRVVMDRDTYPRKWGLGPRASMKKKLIADGKLDKHGKPNEKTPVEWSRNVVLPTGGDAIIAGAAAAPEEIKADAENGEAGEARKRKHDDSSDSPAPVTTKKSKTKEVEGEEAEEKVKSSKKKKKKDKEEEKEEEAGSEKKEKKKKKDKKEEVIEEVASPKSEKKKKKKSKDTEAAVDAEDESAAEKSEKKKKKKDKKKKNKDSEDDEE; from the coding sequence ATGGCGGAGGTCGACATCTCACactcgaagaagaagaagcaagacaaAACGGAGAACGATGCCGCCGACACCGGAGACTACATGATCAAGCCACAGAGTTTCACTCCAGCCATCGACACTTCTCAGTGGCCCATCCTCCTCAAGAACTACGACCGCCTCAACGTCCGTACCGGTCACTACACTCCAATCAGCGCCGGTCACTCTCCTCTGAAACGTCCTCTTCAAGAGTATATCAGGTACGGTGTCATCAATCTCGATAAACCCGCGAACCCTTCTTCTCACGAGGTCGTTGCTTGGATTAAGCGTATCCTCCGTGTTGAGAAAACCGGTCACAGTGGTACTCTTGACCCAAAAGTCACTGGAAACCTCATTGTCTGTATTGACCGAGCCACACGGCTTGTGAAATCGCAGCAAGGTGCGGGTAAAGAGTACGTTTGTGTTGCTCGGCTTCACTCAGCTGTCCCTGATGTTGCTAAAGTAGCTAGAGCTCTTGAATCGCTCACTGGAGCTGTGTTTCAGAGGCCTCCTTTGATCTCTGCTGTTAAAAGACAGCTTAGGATTAGGACAATCTATGAAAGCAAGCTGCTTGAGTATGATGCTGATAGGCATTTGGTTGTTTTCTGGGTTTCTTGTGAGGCGGGTACTTACATTAGGACTATGTGTGTTCACTTGGGTTTACTTCTTGGGGTTGGTGGGCATATGCAGGAGCTTAGGAGGGTTAGGTCTGGGATTTTGGGTGAGAATAATAACATGGTTACTATGCATGATGTGATGGATGCCCAATTTGTGTATGACAACTCCAGAGATGAGTCTTATCTTAGGAGGGTGATTATGCCTCTTGAGATGATATTGACGAGTTACAAGAGACTTGTTGTCAAGGATTCTGCTGTGAATGCTATCTGTTATGGTGCTAAGTTGATGATTCCTGGGTTGTTGAGATTCGAGAATGACATTGATGTTGGTACTGAAGTCGTTCTTATGACTACCAAGGGTGAGGCGATTGCCGTTGGGATTGCTGAGATGACAACATCTGTGATGGCTACTTGTGATCATGGTGTGGTAGCTAAGATCAAGCGTGTGGTGATGGATAGAGATACCTACCCGAGGAAGTGGGGATTGGGACCAAGGGCttctatgaagaagaagcttattGCTGATGGGAAATTGGATAAGCATGGGAAGCCTAATGAGAAGACTCCGGTTGAGTGGAGCAGGAATGTGGTTTTGCCTACCGGTGGAGATGCTATAATTGCTGGTGCTGCTGCTGCTCCTGAGGAGATAAAGGCTGACGCTGAGAATGGAGAAGCAGGGGAAGCGCGTAAGCGTAAGCATGATGATAGCAGTGATAGCCCTGCTCCTGTAACAACCAAGAaatctaaaaccaaagaagttgaaggagaagaggcTGAAGAGAAGGTGAAGTCttctaagaagaagaagaagaaggataaggaagaggagaaagaagaggaagccgGGTctgagaagaaggaaaagaagaagaagaaagataagaagGAGGAGGTTATAGAAGAGGTAGCTTCACCAAAgtctgagaagaagaagaaaaagaagagcaaagacACCGAAGCTGCTGTTGACGCAGAAGATGAATCAGCAGCAGAGAAgagtgagaagaaaaagaaaaagaaggataagaagaagaagaacaaagacagTGAGGATGATGAGGAATGA
- a CDS encoding cysteine-rich TM module stress tolerance protein: MRFSFSSFFSLFFSVASSSKLPKKKKITTMSQQPPAVGVPPSHAYPAEGPPKDAYPPPGQPYPQQGYPPPQGYPQQGYPPQGYPPQGYPEQGYPQQGYPPQQQQQQKHSPGMLEGCIAALCCYCVLDACF; this comes from the exons atgcgcttttccttttcctctttcttctcactttttttctctgttgCATCATCTTCCAAACtcccgaagaagaagaaaataactaCAATGAGTCAACAACCTCCTGCTGTTGGTGTTCCTCCTTCTCATG CTTATCCGGCGGAAGGACCACCCAAGGACGCTTATCCACCTCCGGGACAACCCTATCCTCAGCAAGGATATCCTCCTCCGCAGGGATATCCTCAACAAGGTTATCCTCCTCAAGGTTATCCTCCGCAGGGGTACCCTGAACAAGGATATCCTCAACAAGGTTACCCACCTcagcaacaacagcaacagAAACACAGTCCTGGTATGCTTGAAGGATG TATTGCTGCTCTGTGCTGTTACTGTGTCTTGGACGCTTGCTTCTGA